One Lepus europaeus isolate LE1 chromosome X, mLepTim1.pri, whole genome shotgun sequence genomic window carries:
- the SOX3 gene encoding transcription factor SOX-3, producing MQPAQDNASGASTRRVPADSARSTSASLPFPPAPLALRPPSAPPTESPSIFTVAAPTPGAPSPPATLAHLLPAPAMYSLLETELKNPVGPPTPAAGTGGPAATGGAGKSSANAAGGANAGGGSNGGGNGGGGGSDQDRVKRPMNAFMVWSRGQRRKMALENPKMHNSEISKRLGADWKLLTDAEKRPFIDEAKRLRAVHMKEYPDYKYRPRRKTKTLLKKDKYSLPGGLLPPGAAAAAAAAAAAAAASSPVGVGQRLDTYTHVNGWANGAYSLVQEQLGYAQPPSMSSPPPPPALPQMHRYDMAGLQYSPMMPPGAQSYMNAAAAAAAASGYGGMAPSAAAAAAAAYGQQPATAAAAAAAAAAMSLGPMGSVVKSEPSSPPPAIASHSQRACLGDLRDMISMYLPPGGDAADAASPLPGGRLHGVHQHYQGAGTAVNGTVPLTHI from the coding sequence ATGCAACCAGCTCAAGACAACGCATCAGGTGCGAGTACGCGGCGGGTTCCTGCTGACTCGGCGCGGAGCACTTCGGCAAGTCTGCCCTTCCCTCCCGCCCCACTGGCCCTCCGGCCCCCAAGCGCCCCTCCGACGGAGTCTCCCAGCATTTTCACCGTGGCCGCTCCAACCCCGGGAGCGCCTTCTCCTCCCGCCACCCTGGCGCACCTTCTTCCCGCCCCGGCAATGTACAGCCTGCTGGAGACTGAGCTCAAGAACCCCGTGGGGCCACCCACCCCGGCGGCGGGCACTGGAGGTCCCGCAGCCACGGGCGGCGCGGGCAAAAGTAGCGCGAACGCAGCCGGCGGTGCGAACGCGGGCGGCGGCAGCAACGGTGGTGGGAACGGCGGTGGCGGGGGCAGTGACCAGGACCGCGTGAAGCGCCCCATGAACGCCTTCATGGTGTGGTCCCGCGGGCAGCGGCGCAAGATGGCCCTGGAGAACCCCAAGATGCACAACTCCGAGATCAGCAAGCGTTTGGGCGCCGACTGGAAACTCCTGACCGACGCCGAGAAGCGACCATTCATCGACGAAGCCAAGCGACTGCGCGCGGTACACATGAAGGAGTACCCGGACTACAAGTACCGGCCACGCCGCAAGACCAAGACGCTGCTCAAGAAGGATAAGTACTCGTTGCCCGGCGGCCTGCTGCCCCCCGGCGCTGCGGCCGCCGCTGCTGCagcggccgccgcggccgccgccagcAGCCCGGTGGGCGTGGGCCAGCGCCTGGACACGTACACACACGTGAACGGCTGGGCCAACGGCGCGTACTCGCTGGtgcaggagcagctgggctaCGCGCAGCCCCCGAGCATGAgcagcccgccgccgccgcccgcgctgcCCCAGATGCACCGCTACGACATGGCCGGCCTGCAGTACAGCCCCATGATGCCACCCGGCGCCCAGAGCTACATGAACGCCGCGGCCGCGGCCGCCGCTGCCTCGGGCTACGGGGGCATGGCGCcctcagccgccgccgccgccgccgccgcctacGGGCAGCAgcccgccaccgccgccgccgctgccgccgccgccgccgccatgaGCCTGGGCCCCATGGGCTCGGTGGTGAAGTCGGAACCCAGCTCGCCACCGCCCGCCATCGCATCGCACTCACAGCGCGCGTGTCTCGGCGACCTGCGCGACATGATCAGCATGTACCTGCCACCCGGTGGGGACGCGGCCGACGCCGCCTCTCCGCTGCCGGGCGGCCGCCTGCACGGCGTGCACCAGCACTACCAGGGTGCCGGGACTGCCGTCAATGGAACGGTGCCGCTGACCCACATCTGA